The Romeriopsis navalis LEGE 11480 region AGTTATTGCAGTTGGCACTCAGCGTCAGCTTGAAGGAGCAGCGGAGCAAGGAGTTGGCAAAATGCAGCGCACAATGGGTGATGTCAAAAGCGAAACGCAAGGGCTGGCCCGTGAAGTTGCTGGCAAGGTCAAGCGTGATGTTGGTCGGATTGAGTCGCAGGCTGAATCAGCGGCTGATAAAGGTGAAGACGTGCTGAGTGACATTAGTGACCAAGTTCAGGATACGGCTGCTGATGTTGCTGATTCGATTAAGGATTTGCTTGACTAATCCACTCTAAATTTTTGGGGTTCATTGCTAATCAGAAACTTCTAGCAGAACCTAATTCATCATTCATTTAGCCCACAGGAGGATTTTCTATGAAAACTCAACGCTCTTTTACAATGCGTTTGACAACTGCATTTTTTGCGATCGTCATGTTTTTCGGTCTCATTTCTGCACCGAGTTTTGCCGGTAATATCTTTTCTGCCGATAAAGGTGAGACCACTCAGTCAGATGTGTTGAAGCAAGCTGAGAAGGTTGCTGGTAGTGAACCGCGCTCGCTGGAGGAAGTCCAGAGCCAATCTAAGGGTGGACTCAATGGAGTCCAAGGAACTGCTGGCTATCAGAAGATGGAAAAGGATACGACAATTGGTAAGCCGGATAATGTTATCGCTCGTAAAGTCGACAAAGCCTTGAGCAAATAGGCTGATCAGTCACAGTTTGACGATTGCCGTTTAGCTGCATCACTTTTTACAGGAAGGTTCCCGCATTGAAAGATAAATCACAATCATTGGGCTGACTTTCGCTATGCGACCTTCCTTGCAATTTTTTGGTTCCGTAATACTACGTGGAGAAGTAATAACATATGCTAAAGATCAATATTGGTTTGACCGAGGAACAGCGTCAAGGCGTAATCCAGTTACTAAATACATCCCTCGCCGATGCTTATGTACTCGTCGTTAAAACTAAAAAGTATCACTGGGATGTCGTTGGTCCGCAGTTCATGACCTTACACAAAGTATGGCAAGAGCAGTATGAGACATTGACGTTAAATATCGATGCTTATGCTGAGCGAGTACGTCACCTAGGCGGTTACCCAGTTGGAACAATGGAAGGGTTCTTGGAGTTAGCCACTCTGGAAGAACATCCAGGTGATTTGCTCAATGCTACAACCATGGTAGAGCGACTAGTCTATGACCACGAATTAGTTATTCGCAACCTCCGTTTGGCGATCGATAAGTGTTCCGGAGATTTTCATGATGAAGGTACAGCCGACTTTTTGACTGGCTTGATGGAGGCCCATGAAGAAATGGCTTGGATGCTGCGATCGTTCATCGAAGGTCAAGCCGTTGAAGCTGACGGCAAAATCGCTGGAAGTCATGGTGTTCCAACATCCACATACGTCTAAGGCCGCAGTAGAACATTTCTCGATAGCACCCCCTTCATCCAAAACTGTCAATTAACCCTCAAGGAAGCCCTATGATTAGTACCCCGATTAAAGCACCCGAAAAAATCCAAACTGCAAGAACCATCGATCGCACAATTTCTGCCGTCTACAAGACGCAAGATGAGGTGCAAACTGTGATTGATCGACTCAAACATCGCGGCATGCCGGTCGAGCATATTTCCGTCCTAGGCCGTGACTTTTCCACCGATACTCGAGTTGCCGGTTTTATCACGAAAAAAGACGTGATTCTTGGTGGCTTGAAGCAAGGCGCAATTTTCGGTTCCTTATTTGGTTCCGTGCTGAGTCTGCTCACGGGAGTCGGCGTTTTGTTCATCCCGTTTGTTGGTCCAGTTATGGCCGCCGGTCCTTTGGGTACAGCTTTAATTGGTGCAGCTTCTGGAGCTTTAGCCGGTAGTGCTGGCGCTGGTTTAGCTTCACTCCTTGCCACATTAGGCATGCCGGAAGAAAAAGCCGCAATCTACCAAACTAAAGTGACTGCCGGGGAATATTTAGTCATGGCCGAAGTGCCGACCGAGCAGACTGGAGAATATCAACTGCTCATGGAAAGTGCTGGTGGCCAAGAAATTCACGTCACTGATGCGACTTTACCGCGTCCCTGTGATGGTGAGTGCAAAGGGCCAGAAGACCTTTCTCCTGAGGTTCGCAGTCATCTTTCACCAACGGCTCAACAAGACTTTATCGAGACTTATAATCAGGTTTTGCAGGCATCGAGTGATGCCGATCAGGCTGAACATGCTGCTTGGGATATGATTCGATCGAAATACCAGGAAACGGCTTCAGGCATATGGTCTTAATGTCCCATTGAGCCATTGAGGTCATTGAGCAATGGATATAGACTGACATCATCCCCGATCTGCAGGCATGGGGATGATGTCAGTCTAGAGATTTAGATAAAGCTATGTTTCAAAATTTGATGCGTAATGGCGAGTGCACCAACCGCGAGATTTTGATCTAACTTTTCCATATGTGGGATACATTCAGATTAATTAATTGTCGTTTGCTGATCGACGTTGATTCAAAATCACGGCAGCCGATAGCATGTTGACTCAAAGCATGACAAGGATTTACAGTGCATTTAAGGTTTAAGTCACCTGTGAAGTAGATGCATTTTGTGCAGGGAATTTGGTGCATTTGCTTTAACTGATGCAATCCTTGGCGGAATCCACTCCAAAAATAAGCAGTACACAGTGTGATTAATCCGCTAATCAGCAGCATGGAGATAAAGCACATAGTTTGTTAGCTGGAAAGAGTTTTAACTGTAGAGTTACGAATTAGAAAGTAATGAGAATTGCAATCTAAAATCAATTCGCGATTGGATTTTGACTTAATTGCTGCATTTGATGACGTTACTTGATTTGATTCCAAAATTTTAAAATCTGTTTTGTCATCGACTCTGGATGGTAATGGAAGAAGTGATGACCACTTAAATGTATTGGTTTATCACAATCCTTGAGGCAGCCATGCGAAATTTGTACAGCTTTATCGAGGGAACTACCTTTATCCGCAGTTTGGACATATTCCCAGTGAATAATGAGCTCAGCCGCATCAGTTTAGAAGTTTTATCGGCTCAGCTCATCGCATGAGAAAGGTCAGAGGGTGAACTTGCTGATATGTTGGGTGCGCAGTAACCGCTCTGACAATGTTGATACTTAGCAAGCACTCAGACTTATAAGTGTTGATACTTGTAATATCACTTGACTGTCAGTGATCGATTTAGGGAGTTGAACAGCAACCGATCGATCACTAACAGCTCATTTAGCTTGAGTTAGAGCCCCATTTCCTGGCGGACCTGTGAAACCCAAGCCGAAATCCGATCATCAGTTAGATCCGACTGGTTATCTTCATCGATCGCGAGACCAACAAATTTGTCACCGCGTACGGCTTTAGATTCATCATATTCATAACCAGCGGTACTCCACATACCAACAGTTTTTCCACCTCGTTCAGCAATCTTTTCTTCAAGCATGCCAGGAGCATCCATAAAGTTCTCTGAGTAACCAACTTGATCACCACAACCAAAGTAGGCCACAGTCTTACCACTGAAATCAGCATCGTCTAGATCGGGATATAGATTTTCCCAATCTGCTTGTAGATCACCAAGATTCCAGGTTGGGCAACCGATAATTAGATATTCATACTCAGCCAGATCATCAACTGAGGCGTCAGCGACATCATGCAATTCGACAACCGCTTCACCGAGCTGATCGCGAATTGCCTCGGCAACGGTCTCAGTATTGCCTGTTTGCGTTCCGTAGAACAATCCAACTTGTTTGGGCATATTCACTCCAAGATAAATTCGATAAATTGGGACACAAAGGCCCAGAAATTTGGTGCGGGCAATAACTGCCAGGGAAAACGTCGAAATGACGACTATGGCAACCAACGATTCTCTAGCTGCACATCACACAAAGGTGGGAAAAATCTGCGGCTGATAATGTGCCGCAGATTTACTAGAGAGAGAACACTAACCACAAGAACGATAAGTACCGTTGCCGCGTTGTGCTCTGAATGGCGACTTACATGAGTTAGATTGAAGGACGATGCGACCAGCTTAATTTCCACTAGGTGAGGACCTTGAGCTGCTTTCCATCCTTGAATCGATTCAACCTCTTACGACACAAGTTTTCCTTTACCGCTAGAGTCCAAGTGAGGCAGTTGATTGAACTACACATTAGTCCGAGAGCGAGTTCCAGCTAATGCATATTTATCTCAATAAATTCGTCGAATCAATCCTAGCATGAACTTATCGCAAAAGAATAGCAATAGTCTAGATCTTTTTTCAAAAATTCGTGAGGCTTAGACCCAGCATAGCAATGACTAAAAACTATCATTTTCAGCAAATATAGGGTTATTCGGCTTTTCATCTCGCGATCGTGATTAAATTTTCGCGACGATGATGGGTCGGATTTTTCTTGCATAGATTTATAGTCAAGCTGATGGACTAGCAAAAGCTGATTGACGGGTGAGGGCCTAGTTATCTATGGCTACTATAGTCTTGACAAAATATTTTTACCATCTTATATACCCGATGATATTTGACTATTGCTTTGATTGGGAAGCTGTCTCAAGCGAAAATTAGCGCTTGAGATCCGTATTTCTTACGAAAAAATTTCCTAAAGATACAATCAAATCCTATTAAAGCAATTTATGTATTGCGATATACAGTCACTAAAAAGCCAAATAATTTTTGTTTTGCTCTTAAAAGACTTGATAGAAAGGAACTTAAAGCTGAATAGGAATTTTTTACATAAAACTTAATATCAAATTATTGAGAATCTATCTAAACTAGCGATTAATCACTTAATGATTTTAAATCTCAATAAGTGGCCGACCCGTTTTATTTGCTTTAAGGGTCGATTGGAATCTTCGAGACTCTCCTTTATCTCATTCCAAAACAATTAACTCAAACAATTTGAGAGGAATTATTCCTAATGACAACAACAACGGTAGCCGCCGTTAAGTGTGACTGGTGGGCCGGCAATGCACGGTTTCTCGATAAATCGGGTCTGTTCATTTCCGCGCACGTCGGTCAAGCGGCACTAACTGCCCTCTGGGCTGGTGCGTTTACGTTCTTTGAGCTATCGCACTTTGACTCGGCATTGCCGATGGGTGAGCAAGGTTTGATCCTGCTACCACACTTGGCAACTTTAGGTTTCGGTATTGGTGATGGAGGACAGGTGGTTGATACCTATCCGTTCTTCGTTGTTGGTGCGATTCATTTGATTTCTTCGGCTGTACTTGGTGCCGGTGCCCTTTTCCATGCGTTCCGCGCGCCGGAAGATTTAGGAACGGCCTCGGGTCGAGCGAAAAAGTTTGACTTTAGCTGGGATGATCCAAAGAAACTGGGTTTTATTTTGGGTCACCACCTGC contains the following coding sequences:
- a CDS encoding Dps family protein yields the protein MLKINIGLTEEQRQGVIQLLNTSLADAYVLVVKTKKYHWDVVGPQFMTLHKVWQEQYETLTLNIDAYAERVRHLGGYPVGTMEGFLELATLEEHPGDLLNATTMVERLVYDHELVIRNLRLAIDKCSGDFHDEGTADFLTGLMEAHEEMAWMLRSFIEGQAVEADGKIAGSHGVPTSTYV
- a CDS encoding ChaB family protein, producing the protein MISTPIKAPEKIQTARTIDRTISAVYKTQDEVQTVIDRLKHRGMPVEHISVLGRDFSTDTRVAGFITKKDVILGGLKQGAIFGSLFGSVLSLLTGVGVLFIPFVGPVMAAGPLGTALIGAASGALAGSAGAGLASLLATLGMPEEKAAIYQTKVTAGEYLVMAEVPTEQTGEYQLLMESAGGQEIHVTDATLPRPCDGECKGPEDLSPEVRSHLSPTAQQDFIETYNQVLQASSDADQAEHAAWDMIRSKYQETASGIWS
- the fldA gene encoding flavodoxin FldA; amino-acid sequence: MPKQVGLFYGTQTGNTETVAEAIRDQLGEAVVELHDVADASVDDLAEYEYLIIGCPTWNLGDLQADWENLYPDLDDADFSGKTVAYFGCGDQVGYSENFMDAPGMLEEKIAERGGKTVGMWSTAGYEYDESKAVRGDKFVGLAIDEDNQSDLTDDRISAWVSQVRQEMGL